In Candidatus Nealsonbacteria bacterium, the sequence TATGTAATGAAATTACAATAATTGGTATTATGACAACCGAAAGACAAGAATCAATATTAGGAACGATAGTTAATGAATACATTAACTCTGCTTTTCCTGTTAGTTCTCAGCTTATAGAAAAAAAATATAATTTTGGTATTTGTTCTGCAACTATAAGAAATGAGATGCAAAAATTAACTGAATCTGGTTTTCTTTACCAACCCTATACTTCAGCAGGAAGAGTACCAACTGATAAAGCTTATAGGTTTTTTGTTGACAATTTATTTAGAAAAGGACTCTCAAAATTTGAAAATATTTTTCAAATAGAAGAGATTCTTGAGAAGGAAAAAAAAGATTTTCTCAAGTTTACTGTTTGTCTTTCGAAATTTTTAGTCACAACCTGTTCGGGTTTGGCAGCTATTCATCTTTTTGAAAAGGATTTTTTCTGGAAAGAAGGATGGGAGGAAGTATTAAGAGAACCTGAGTTTGAGGAAAAAGATTTTATTTCAAATTTTGCAGAGCTTTTAAAAAAATTTGAAGTAGATATAAAAAGAATTGATATCAATTCAGAAATTAAAGTTTATATTGGAAAAGAGAATCCTTTTACAAAATCTAAAGATTTTAGTATTATCTTAAGCAAATGTCATTTTCCGGATAAGGAAGAAGGAATTGTTTCTTTATTAGGTCCTAAAAGGATGACATATGAAAAAAATATTAGTTTGATTAATTCTTTGACAGAAATGTTAGAAAGGATTTAATTAAATTTTTATGGAAAAAAAAGATAAAAAACCCTCCTCCGCCAAGGCCTTAGAGGGCAAGGAAGAAAAAAGACTTGTAGAGGAAATTAAACAAAAGTTAAAAGAAACCGAAAAATTAAAAGCTGAATATTTAGCCAGTTGGCAGAGAGAAAGGGCAGACTTTTTGAATTATAAAAAAGGGGATTTAGAAAGAATTGGAGAAATTATAAAATATGCAGATACAGGATTGATTTTTAAATTTTTACCGGTTTTAGACAATCTTGAATTAGCTGAAAGAAAATTACCTAAAGACCTAAAAGATAATAAGAATATAAAAGGATTATTACAAATTAAAACTCAAATTAAAGATATTTTAAAAAGCCAGGGTGTTGAAGAAATAGAGTCTTTAGGTAAGAAATTTAACCCTAACTTCCATGAGGTAGTTGAGGAGGTTGAGCAATCTGATGTGGAATCGGGAATAGTTGTGGAAGAAATACAGAAAGGGTATAAGATTCACGGAAAGATTTTAAGGCCTGCTAAAGTCAAGGTGAAGGTTTCAAAATAAAGGTCAGAGAATTAAAAAGAAATTAAAGCTATGAAAGAAAAAAAACAAATTAAAATTAGAGCAAGAAACGAAGACTTAAAAGGAGTTTATTCAAACTTAATGCAAGTTTTTCATCTTAAAGAGGAATTTATTTTAGATTTTTTCTTAAATGCGCCTCCGGGAGGAATGTTAGCTTCCAGAGTGATTGTGAGTCCTGAACACTTAAAGCGGATGATTAAAGCGCTTCAAGATAATATACAAAGATATGAAGAAAAGTTTGGAAAGATAGAAGAAGTTGAAGTCACTAAAGAAAAAATAGGATTCAACGTAGAAGAGAATTAATAAATAAAATTTTTAATATGAGTAAAGTATTAGGTATCGATTTAGGTACAGCCATTTCAAAAATGGCTTCCATATTAGAGGGTGAGCCAAAATGCGTAGAAAACAGAGAAGGTTCAGTTTTAACACCTTCTGTTGTAGCATTGGCAAAAAACGGAGAAAGACTTGTCGGTATTTTAGCTAAAAGACAAGCAATTACCAATCCCAAAAATACAATTCATTCGGTAAAAAGATTCATCGGTAGAAGACACTCTGACCCCGAGGTTCAAAAAGAACTTAAGAGATTACCCTATGAGACCAGGGCAAGAAAAGATGGAGGAGTTGAAGTAAAGATGGGAGATTCGCCAGCTGGCGGATGGTATACCCCAATTGAGATTTCTTCAATGATTTTACAAAAATTAAAGTTAGATGCAGAAGAAAAATTAGGTCAAAAAATAACATCTGCTGTTATTACCTGTCCTGCAAATTTCGATGATTCTCAGAGAAAAACAACTAAGACAGCTGGAGAAATTGCAGGTTTTAAGGTTCTGAGAATTATTAATGAACCTACGGCAGCTGCGTTAGCTTATGGATTTGGAAAAAAGAAAGAAGAAATGATTGTTGTTTATGATTTTGGCGGTGGAACTTTTGACGTTTCTATCTTGAATGTTTCTCCAGATACAGTTGAGGTTGTAGCCACTGGTGGAGAGGCGCATTTGGGTGGAGATGATTTTGACCAGATAATAATTAATTGGATTGTAGATAAGTTTAAAAAAGAACAGGGAATAGATTTATCAAAAGATTCACTGGCTTTGCAGAGGTTAAGGGAAGCTTCAGAGAATGCCAAAATAGAATTATCTTCTACAATGGAAACAGAA encodes:
- a CDS encoding DUF3467 domain-containing protein yields the protein MKEKKQIKIRARNEDLKGVYSNLMQVFHLKEEFILDFFLNAPPGGMLASRVIVSPEHLKRMIKALQDNIQRYEEKFGKIEEVEVTKEKIGFNVEEN
- a CDS encoding nucleotide exchange factor GrpE — translated: MEKKDKKPSSAKALEGKEEKRLVEEIKQKLKETEKLKAEYLASWQRERADFLNYKKGDLERIGEIIKYADTGLIFKFLPVLDNLELAERKLPKDLKDNKNIKGLLQIKTQIKDILKSQGVEEIESLGKKFNPNFHEVVEEVEQSDVESGIVVEEIQKGYKIHGKILRPAKVKVKVSK